The stretch of DNA attctcaaaagtcagctcggtaattactcaaaaattttaaaaagaaacttaaatgtattaaatttaaaagtcaagaccttttttattgattgaagccatAATTTATGGTCTTTCcaaattttttatcttgtccgctagtctgctaatatctcccaaacgCAAcgaacatttaatttttttttacacaaagagaacttcattctccttcatagcagcaagttcaaaattCAAATTGTCGGTTAGTTatcatttttgttcctccatgtgaaattttttattcttttagatTCAAGTTGCTTGTACTTGCAAGTGGcgtataatatattattttgactagtttttttgtggggatggagcgcTCGCGcgcgcacacatatatatatagttctattcaatttttatgtaattttacctatttataaatatttactataattatattttttataaaatattaaaattaaatatctatggggcttacgcctcgctgaggcatatgtaaagtGTCTCGCCTTacacccacgccttttaaaacactgggtAGGAATAACCTACAATGTTCTAATTTAAAATCTTACATTGCATACATTAATCTTTCTTACATTAACTTAATATGCATTATGTTAGAAATGCTGAAAACACTAAGGACCTGTTTGTTCATAAAAAAAGTTTCTTTTTTCcacaattttttccaaaaatGTGCTTGTCCTTAAAAAATTGTAAGTTTTTGAGATTTTTTGAAATTgagtttttcaaaaatcaaaaagttTTATTCCCAATCATAAAACTGCAATATCTTTTGAAGTAAAATGCatgttcaaattttaaatttcaaatattatttttcaacgtactttcaaatactactttttttcttccaaaaagtcaCAATTTTTATGTTCAAATCCCTACTTATACACTACTTAGCTTGAAATATTCACATATTTGATTTGTGACATTTTGATTCTTCCAACCTTTGCCATAACGTCAAGCGATTGTCATCTACatatattttctcacaacttatTTCAAGTGTTTCTTCCAAATATAGAAAAACACTACAAGAATAGTCATAAAAGTTTAAAAATACATTAATAGTAATATCTTCTGAAAATTTTCCAACCAAAGAAAGCTTAACTATGAGTGATGAGTCTATGACACATGAAAATAATATCTGAGAAAAACTACAGTGTTATATATGATTATTATATTAATAAACGGAAGGCCACAATTATAAAAGCAAAGAGTGGAGTGGACACCAACTTTCATGGGTTTAACAACTGTAATAGACAATGACAAAAGcaaacaaacaattaatttgaacACTTAAAACAATAATTTGAAAATTCCATAAAAATTCCCCTAAAAGAAAGGCTCAActgtaagaaaatattttttattttatgtgacaCATTTTTTCCTTTGATTTATTTTAAAAGGATAATAATACTATCTTATTCTTAATGAATGCAATTTTATAAGGACATAGCATGTTTAGAACGCAAATTTTAAGTCAAATTTTTGTGTAATCAAACAAATTCACGGAAGAGTAAATAACTTTAGCATAAGCTCTATTAAATAAACCAATAATTCTATGGAAAAAGATTCGAATCTGCCTATCCGAACATTCCAAGTTTCCAACGAATCAGTCCAAATTTCAGACCCCATAACACAAAATTACTAGGCACAAATCCGACGGCTATAAATCACTGAAAACTCCGCCATAATTGTTCCCCTGAAAGCATCATTATTTTTTAAAACTGAAAGCATCATTCCAGTATCTAAAACAGTACCTTCTATTCTCTCTTTGTTTCTCTTATTATAACAGAAATACCAGCCTATTTCCTCCATACTTGTACTGTCTAACTCTCTTACCTCCATTTTCTGATAAAGGGTCTTAAAGGGTGTCCAAATCTtggattttctttaaaatttgtTAAACTTTTTGTGTTATTGTAACTTTCCCTCTACAGCTCTACTTCTTCCGAAAGTTACTGAAAATAGGAAGTTACCAACCCCATTTTCTCCGTACTTGTTTTGTCTAGGTCTATAAACTTCATCTTCTTGAAAAAGGGTGTCCAAATCCTGAATTTTCTTGGAAATTCTTAAACCCTATTGTATTTTTTTGTAACCTTCCACTAGTCCTTTTGATCTTTGCAGGTAAAAGGGTGGTTGAATTGTTACCTTTTGGGGGGTCTTTGACCTTTTCAAGTAACGATTTTTGGAccaatttatgtatattttgtggGATCGGTGAAAAAAGAGGTTAAAATATGGTGACTAAGGTGACTTCCCCTAGGAAATCTATACACACAGTGTTGGAGAGAGTTGGGGTTTATGGGTTTGGTGGTAGCAGCCAGAAGAGATGCAAATATGATTTTCAAGATGAAGATGACACAATGGAAATGGTGCAAATTGGGGCTGAAAGGACTAAAAATGTGCTTATTTTGATGAGTGATACTGGTGGTGGTCATAGGGCTTCAGCTGAGGCAATTCGGGATGCTTTCAAGTTAGAATATGGAGATGAATATAGggtattttttttaacttttaattagCGTAACTGATAAAGTTTTACCGGTTATTGCCATGTGATCAAGAGATCACAGGTTAGAGTCGAGGGAAACAGCatcttgcagaaatgcaagggAAAGCTGATTACAATATACTGTTGTAGTCCGATTCTTCTCCAGACCTCCCGCTATAGCTTAGTGCACCGGGATGCCTTTTAATTGCTTATTACACATCTTTGATCTTTTTCTGGTTTTTTACCAGCTTGCTTTTTCCTTCGTTTTGGTTCTTGGAGTTTTTTGAGTTTCTGTGATCTGCTTGCTTAGTTGTTAAGTACAGGTCAATTGCGTGTGGCCCCTAGGGGAATAATTAATGAGGTCAATTTTCTTATTGTCAAAATTGGAAAACTTGATTTAGTGTTTTAAAGTTGAGAAGTTGTTAAGTAAACCTGTTTTCAGCTGTTCAGATTGCGTGTTTGATGTTAATTATGCAGTTTAAGCAAAATAATAGTAAGTAGTTAATTTTTGTTTGACATATTGATTTAACTCTTTCAAGTAAAATGTTACCTATCTAGCTTCTTTAATATCTGACCTAACTCTGTCCTATACTCCTATTGTTACTTTAATATGATTCTCACAGCCGTAGAATTTATCACTGCTTGCAGcagggtaggctgcctacatcacaccctttggggtgcggcccttctccggaccctgcgtgaacgcgggatgcTTTGTACATTGGGTTGCCCTtagattgatttttttttaacaattaaagaTGTGGGGTTTCTATCCATGGAATCACATGCCTTGGGAAGTCTTTGCTGTATTGGACCTACCAtgatttcatgtttcaattaGGTTTTGCCTAATGTGGTCTATACATGCAGATTTTTGTCAAGGATGTTTGGAAGGAATACACTGGCTGGCCATTGAACAACATGGAACAACAATACAAGTTCATGGTTAAACATGTTGGCCTTTGGAGCGTCGCATTTCATGGCACGTCACCTCGGTGGATACACTCTGTTTATCTTGCTGCTATTGCCGCCTTCTATGCCAAGTACGTTATCGTCTCTGCTCTTAACTTTTTTTGCATTGTCTCAAGTTATAGATATTTTGTGTAGTAGTGTTTAATGCTCTGTCTAGGGGAATTCTCAATGAGTTTATTGCTTTCTGAATCTTATCTTTTTCATACTGCAGTTAGGTCACCCTCGATATCTTTGTCTACATTTAATTACACACGTGTATTGTTAATCATGACAATAATGCTTGTTAAAAACCACTTATGCTTCATTAAATCATTGCTAAGATTAGGGGCGGATGTATAGTTATAGGTACGGGTACAATTGAACCCATAGCATTCGACGCGGAGCATAAATTTATGGCTAAAACTTTACTGAAATTGCAGCAAATAGTAGACATGAACCTATAAcgttaaaaatataatgggttcaatactAAAAACTTAAAGTTTGAACTCGTAGAGTTTAAATTCTGAATCCACCACTAGCTAGGATGTTACAGGAGATTACTGACATAGTTGCTTACGTTATCAGGAAAGTAATCATCTGCTTTGTATCTTTTGCAAAGATATGTGATCAATTTGGTACTCATCAAAAGAAAATTGGAGATGACTCTTCTTTGAGCAATGTATTAAAGTATTTAGCGCCTACTTCCACAGGGGTTTACTAATTTCTGTTTGCATTGTTGAATTTGTAGAGAGGTAGAAGCTGGTCTAATGGAGTACAAGCCAGACATAATTATTAGTGTTCATCCTCTTATGCAGCACATTCCTTTGTTGGTTCTTAAATGGCAAGGCCTACAGAAGAAAGTAATTTTCGTAACAGTCATTACGGATCTCAACACTTGCCACCGTACATGGTAACTTGTTGATGAACTCTAGAGCTTTAACGTATTCATCTCATATAACAGTCCAACTTCTAAAAACTTCCCATTTCAGGTTTCATCCAGGAGTCAATCGTTTGTACTGCCCCTCGGAGGAGGTAGCAAAGAGGGCCTTACTAGATCGTCTGGAAGAATCGCAAACACGCATTTTTGGATTGCCCATCCGGCCTTCTTTTTGTCGAGCAGTTCTTATCAAGGTGAATGTCATGGCAATCTGACAAAAAGGCTGCGTTCCTCTTTCTTTCCTCTTCAAGTCATTTTTCTCTCTTTCCAATTGTGAgatgaaaatttaatttataatcttttatTTTCCCTCTGTACTTTATGTAGGATGGCCTTAGAGTAGAACTTGAGATGGATCCCACGTTGCCAGCGGTTTTGCTAATGGGTGGCGGTGAAGGGATGGGTCCTGTGAAAAAAACTGCAAAGGCTCTTGGTGAAGCACTGTTCGATAAGGAACTTGGCAAACCTATCGGTCAAATGATTGTCATATGTGGACGCAATGAAGCCCTAGCATCCACATTACGATCACTCGAATGGAACATCCCCGTTCAGGTAAATGTAATTAGAGCCTTACAAAACTATGATAATACAAGTTGGATAGACTTTACAATGGCAAGTGTCTGACATTCGTTAATGTTCAGATCAAAGGATTTCAGACACAAATGGAGAAGTGGATGGGTGCTTGTGATTGTATTATTACAAAGGTATGTCAATCTGTTGCCTTACTTTAAGACAACTATATCGCGTCTTTGGAAACTGGTCAGATAATGTGACTAAATGTTCTGTTTCTGCACTTCATAGGCTGGACCTGGTACAATTGCTGAAGCATTAATCAGGGGGCTTCCCATTATTCTGAACGACTACATTCCCGGACAAGTAAGCGAATTTGAGAAGTTGACTATTCACTTCGAATCTTGATGGCTTATTGGATCTTGATGTTTATTCATATTTCATTGTGTATTTGCAGGAGAAGGGAAATGTTCCGTTTGTAGTAGACAATGGAGCAGGTGTTTTCACGCGACGCCCCAAGGAAACAGCTCGGATTGTTGCAGAATGGTTTACCATCAAGAGAGATGAGCTGAAAACGATGTCAGAGAACGCGCTGAAACTTGCACAACCTAATGCAGTCTTTGATATTGTGAAGGATATACATGAACTGGCATGCCAGAGAGGTCCTCTTGCCAAGATTCCTTACATATTGACATCTTCATTTTCAAACTTAATTTAACATTATCAAATTGAAGTTTACTTACCAGGTCTAACTAAGGTTTGTTGTAGTAACATATTATGTAGGAGAGTAGGTTCAGTGATCAATCTCATTCTTTGGCCACAAAGGTTTGGACACCCTTTGTAAGCTGTAATTTTTTTGCTAGACGTATTGTTATCCTTGGTTAAAAAATACAAGAGGCAGAGGCTCTATTGGAAACAGGATCTCCAccttcataaggtaggggta from Nicotiana tomentosiformis chromosome 11, ASM39032v3, whole genome shotgun sequence encodes:
- the LOC104102546 gene encoding monogalactosyldiacylglycerol synthase 2, chloroplastic-like gives rise to the protein MVTKVTSPRKSIHTVLERVGVYGFGGSSQKRCKYDFQDEDDTMEMVQIGAERTKNVLILMSDTGGGHRASAEAIRDAFKLEYGDEYRIFVKDVWKEYTGWPLNNMEQQYKFMVKHVGLWSVAFHGTSPRWIHSVYLAAIAAFYAKEVEAGLMEYKPDIIISVHPLMQHIPLLVLKWQGLQKKVIFVTVITDLNTCHRTWFHPGVNRLYCPSEEVAKRALLDRLEESQTRIFGLPIRPSFCRAVLIKDGLRVELEMDPTLPAVLLMGGGEGMGPVKKTAKALGEALFDKELGKPIGQMIVICGRNEALASTLRSLEWNIPVQIKGFQTQMEKWMGACDCIITKAGPGTIAEALIRGLPIILNDYIPGQEKGNVPFVVDNGAGVFTRRPKETARIVAEWFTIKRDELKTMSENALKLAQPNAVFDIVKDIHELACQRGPLAKIPYILTSSFSNLI